One Halococcus agarilyticus genomic region harbors:
- a CDS encoding LysE family translocator translates to MAVLEAVTTVLAGAVFGLAIAAPPGPMNAIIAEESVLRGWTAGFWAGLGALTADACFFVLALFGAVAVVERFPVVRGLAFAVGGALMLYFAYTAARDATASTAEAAPEGSRGFRKAFVLALTNPYQIVFWLTVGVGLLEPGRIDVLAALPSIGEALSGVLVVSTGSPTLLVGFFAGIVVWIVGFPATLVAAERRATGVGPTIAYASALVLAVFGLVFLGEATSVLGGSLA, encoded by the coding sequence ATGGCGGTTCTCGAAGCCGTGACGACGGTGCTCGCCGGCGCGGTGTTCGGACTGGCGATCGCCGCGCCGCCTGGCCCGATGAACGCGATCATCGCCGAGGAGAGCGTTCTCAGGGGGTGGACCGCGGGCTTTTGGGCGGGACTCGGCGCGCTGACCGCGGACGCCTGCTTCTTCGTCCTTGCCCTGTTCGGCGCGGTCGCGGTGGTCGAGCGGTTCCCGGTCGTGCGCGGCCTCGCGTTCGCGGTCGGCGGTGCGTTGATGCTCTATTTCGCCTACACCGCGGCGCGGGACGCGACCGCTTCGACCGCGGAGGCGGCCCCCGAGGGCTCGCGAGGGTTCCGGAAGGCGTTCGTGCTCGCGCTCACCAACCCCTACCAGATCGTCTTCTGGCTCACCGTCGGCGTCGGCCTGCTCGAACCGGGCCGGATCGACGTGCTCGCGGCGCTGCCGTCGATCGGCGAGGCGCTCTCGGGCGTGCTCGTGGTCTCTACGGGAAGCCCGACGCTCCTCGTCGGCTTCTTCGCCGGGATCGTGGTCTGGATCGTGGGGTTTCCGGCGACCCTCGTTGCGGCCGAACGCCGGGCGACCGGCGTCGGGCCGACGATAGCCTACGCGAGCGCGCTC